TACGAATCCACAAAATTGTGGCGATTGCGAACTATGTTTGCAATTCGACGGGAAGTCCCAACTTTGATAAATCCTCTATACTTGGCAATCTGTTTGTTGTAGAATTGGTTAACTGATTTTAATGGTTTACCATTTACGGCAATTGGCTGAATTGTTGGGTCATTAAATACAATGGTTGCTAGGTTATCTAATCCGATATCAATTGCTGCTGCTAGTTGCGGATTTAGGCTACAGAAAAGGTGGCTATTTTCTGCTAATTCGTAAACTACCTCAATCACAAAGCATCCGGTTTTTGGGATAATGCGAACTTCGCACAAATCATCAAACCTGAGTCCTGGTTTTACTGGAATCCTGATTGGCGACTTTGAAGGTACAACCCACCCGTTGTTAAATTCTCTTTTAGCAATAGCTTGATTGTTAAACTTGACTAGATTTTTCTCGTCAACATATCCTGGCGGTTTTGGTTGACCCGTGAATTTATTTGGCTCTAACTTGTATTCTTTTAATGCTTTGTAGTAAGCAAACCAAGCATCAGCATTTTGTTTTAATACAAGTTGTGCAACTTTAGCGGGAAGTGCTTTGTAATTTTCGTCTTGTTTAAATAGTAAGTCTAGTTTGGCTTGAGATTGTGTACTCCAACCAAAGAAGAATCCTTGGCGTTGAGTGAATTGAGCCGTGTTGTAAAGCTGGCGGGAAATTGTAGTTATAAGAAAGCAATAATCAAACCAAGCATCACCTCTTTTAATAACATGCTTCTCAACTTGTCGCATAATAAATTGCTGCCTCAATTGCTAAATCTTACCACTTTTCTTCAATAATGAATAAGTGACTATTCTTGACCATATTTGACTAGAAGTTGAGTGAAGTTGTAAAATACCAGTTTCTGCGGCTGCACACATCAAATGTTTAGCAGCAAAGATGGGATATTCATCATTAAAGAATACTTCCTCAGCTTCTGGCGATACCAGCATTTCTGGATGTTCTGCTACATAGCAGTCAATGGGATTGAAAGCATTAGGAAGCAGCACTGTCAGTCCAGACTGAGAACGTCCGGCGCGGCCACTGCGTTGCTGGTATGCCATTTTGGAACGTGGCCAGCCACGCAAAATGCAACATTCTAATTCTGGTAGGTCAATTCCAGCTTCTAATGCTTCTGTGGCAATAATCCACTTGATCGTGCCAGACTGGAGTTGGTCAACTACTTCTACCCGACGCTCAGAAGTTATGCCACTGTAGAATGCGGCTACTTGGTTTGATTTGAGTAATTCTGTTAGTTCCCGCACGCTGCGACGGGAGTTACAAAAGGCGATACCTGATTTACCTTGATTGAGTAAAAATTGAATTATCCGAGCGGTATCACCAGTCAGATTGTAACTCGGCTGAGTGACAATTATTTGTCTGGATGGTGAAGCTGCTCCACTTTTGCGAATCCAAATCAGGGGTTTGGGGTTGAGTTTAGTTGGTTTTAAGCCGGAGATTTTCAGAGCCAGTTGTTTAGGATTACCACAAGTGGCACTCAGGAAGATAAATTGCAGTTTCTTGGAGTCGCCACCGTAATGATCTACTGCTAGTTTAATACGACGAATCAGCCAGGACATATTTGCGCCATAGCTACCTGAGAAGGTGTGAGCTTCGTCAATCAGTATGTAGCGTAATCGCTGATAAAAGTTTGCCCAATGCGCGGATTTCCAGGCTTGCTTGAGTTGAAAGTGGATTAATTCTGGTGTGACACCTAAAATATGCGGTTCACTCTTGAGGATTTGTTCTCGTTTTTCTGATTTGACATCTCCAGTGATCATTGCCAGTATAGGTCTGGATTGTGTTGGTATGGTAGAGAGTAGTTCAGAGATTTTGTGGAACTGGTCTAATGCTAATGCTCGTAGTCCATAAAATGCTAATGCTCGATGTTCTTGATTTATACAACCTTCCAGAATTGCGGGGTATGTGCTGAGGGTTTTGCCACTGGCTGTGGGAGAGGTGAGGATTAAACTTTTACCTTGTCTAATTGCTTGTAAGGCTTGAAGTTGATGAGAGTAAAGTTGGGTGATTCCTAATGATTGAAGTGCTTTAATTAATTTATTTGGTAGGTCATTAGGGATATTTTTCAGATTAGGTTCTTTGGCAGGGATAGTCTGTTGCCAGAGTAAATCTTCACCTAGAAATTCAGCAATATCTGTTGGTTCAGTAGGATGGTTATTTGAGTTGGAATTTTCTGTAATGGGTGTACGAGGTGGTGTCCAAAAGCTTTGTAGCAGGGCATTGTAGTTGGGCGTGGTCATAGTCGTAGTCTTCGCTCACTGCCCTAAAAAATCCCCCATTGGGGGAGTGATACTAAATTACACTCCTTATAGAAATCCGGCTTGAATTTTACCAGGTATACTGAAGCTCTAACCTTTGTAACGTAAGGCTTAGAGTGTCCCAGTTTTTCAAAAATCAAATCGGAATCCCATCGCATAAAATTAATTAGTTACAAGGGCAGCAAATATGGCGAAAAATTGCTTGCAGATTACTCATGAGGGAAATTCGATTCAACTTTCTTGGCAACGGGACAAGCTAATCGTCGCACTGCACCAGCAGTACCTTTTGAGCATCCATTTGACAAGAAAGCATTAGACGATTTGCGCTGGTATTTGGAAGAGTATCTGCGCTTTCCCTATGGACTAGCCCCAGATAATGCGGTAAAGATTGAGCAGAAATTGCAGACTTGGGGAGAGCAGTTATTTGAGTTAGTATTTCGTAGTAGTGAGCAAGCACGGCAATTTTTTCAGGCAGCGACTTACGAAGGATTGAATCAGTGCGAGTTGGTGATTGTTTCTGATAATCCAGAAGTACTAAATTTGCCTTGGGAGTTGCTTTACTCACCAAGCGATCGCCAATTTCTCGCTCCTTCTTTAGCAGGTATGTCTCGCAGTCTCAGCGACTATCCTATCCGAGCAGAAATGGGAGAGTTACCCCAAGATAAACTTAATATTTTGCTAGTAATTGCCCGACCTTATGGTGAAAAAGATATTGCTCTCAAAACCATTGCTCGTCCTCTTCTAGACTCCATATCAAATATTCGCAAAAAAGTCAATATTAAAGTTTTGCGTCCGCCTAGCTTTGAGCAGTTTGAGCGGGAACTAAATGACAAACCAGGGTTTTATCATATCGTTCACTTTGATGGACATGGCAATTTTGACCCTGACAGCCCAGGATTTCAGCATAACTTCGGTGCTGCGGGACAAGGAGTTTTAGTATTTGAAGCATTCGATGGTTCACCACAAATTATTACAGCAGCGAAAATTGCTCAGAATTTAGCAGATTGTCGCGTGCCGATTTTTGTCTTGAATGCTTGCAAATCTGCTCAGGAAGGAGAAGAAAAGTTTTCTTCAGTGGCGACGCGCTTAGTGTCTTTGGGGGCTAAGGGTGTGGTAGCAATGGCTTATAGTGTATATGCCCAAGCTGCTAAACATTTCATGGGGCGATTGTACGGGGAATTAGCAGCAGGTAAAAGTCTCTCAACGGCAGTAAGCGCAGGGCGAAAGGAAGTTTTAAATCAGCCACAGCGTCCCAGTCCTAAAGGAGATAAACCGCTACAAGATTGGCTAGTGCCAGTGCTATATCAACAAGAAAACTATACACCGTTTGCACCCGCAAATACAGTTGATGATATTGAAAGTTACTTTGAAGAAACTGTTAGTAATTTAGTGAATTTTCCCCAGGAGGGACGCTACGGTTTTATTGGGAGAGATTACTATATTTTACTTTTAGAACGGGCATTTCGCCAAAACAATATTGTGCTGTTACAAGGTATGGGAGGTGTGGGTAAAACTGAGTTAGCTGGAGGTTTTGCTCGATGGCTAGATGAGACTCAAGGACGCTCTCTGATATTCTTTATCTCCTTTGAACATGGCGCAACCTTGAGTAATGTTGTCAATCAAGTGGGTAGAAAGGTTTGGGGAGATAAATTTTCCCAGTATGCGGCCGAGAAACAACAGCAAGCTGTATTAAACTATCTGAAAAATCAAACTTGTTTGTTGATTTGGGATAACTTTGAACCAGTGGCGGGGTTCCCGGCGGGGAATGAGCCGTTATTGAGTGCTAGTGAGCGAGAGAATTTACAACGGTTTATTAAAGATTTGCGCGGTGGGAAATCTTGGGTATTGATTACTAGTCGTCGTGAGGAATCTTGGCTTGATTGTGCTTACAGTTTGAATTT
This is a stretch of genomic DNA from Nostoc sp. KVJ3. It encodes these proteins:
- a CDS encoding RNA-guided endonuclease InsQ/TnpB family protein, translated to MRQVEKHVIKRGDAWFDYCFLITTISRQLYNTAQFTQRQGFFFGWSTQSQAKLDLLFKQDENYKALPAKVAQLVLKQNADAWFAYYKALKEYKLEPNKFTGQPKPPGYVDEKNLVKFNNQAIAKREFNNGWVVPSKSPIRIPVKPGLRFDDLCEVRIIPKTGCFVIEVVYELAENSHLFCSLNPQLAAAIDIGLDNLATIVFNDPTIQPIAVNGKPLKSVNQFYNKQIAKYRGFIKVGTSRRIANIVRNRHNFVDSYLHQSTKMIVDEFLRLGVTHVSIGKNEQWKTHLNLGKRTNQSFTQIPHAKFIEMLTYKLQRVGITVVVNEESYTSRASFIDWDNIPTFDPSTKINHTFSGRRVKRAWYVSKDGLKIHADVNGAFNIGRKSNPKGFDCLNSHLRDRGCLVVHPRRITPLFRRERAKNGVA
- a CDS encoding DEAD/DEAH box helicase, yielding MTTPNYNALLQSFWTPPRTPITENSNSNNHPTEPTDIAEFLGEDLLWQQTIPAKEPNLKNIPNDLPNKLIKALQSLGITQLYSHQLQALQAIRQGKSLILTSPTASGKTLSTYPAILEGCINQEHRALAFYGLRALALDQFHKISELLSTIPTQSRPILAMITGDVKSEKREQILKSEPHILGVTPELIHFQLKQAWKSAHWANFYQRLRYILIDEAHTFSGSYGANMSWLIRRIKLAVDHYGGDSKKLQFIFLSATCGNPKQLALKISGLKPTKLNPKPLIWIRKSGAASPSRQIIVTQPSYNLTGDTARIIQFLLNQGKSGIAFCNSRRSVRELTELLKSNQVAAFYSGITSERRVEVVDQLQSGTIKWIIATEALEAGIDLPELECCILRGWPRSKMAYQQRSGRAGRSQSGLTVLLPNAFNPIDCYVAEHPEMLVSPEAEEVFFNDEYPIFAAKHLMCAAAETGILQLHSTSSQIWSRIVTYSLLKKSGKI
- a CDS encoding CHAT domain-containing protein, producing the protein MATGQANRRTAPAVPFEHPFDKKALDDLRWYLEEYLRFPYGLAPDNAVKIEQKLQTWGEQLFELVFRSSEQARQFFQAATYEGLNQCELVIVSDNPEVLNLPWELLYSPSDRQFLAPSLAGMSRSLSDYPIRAEMGELPQDKLNILLVIARPYGEKDIALKTIARPLLDSISNIRKKVNIKVLRPPSFEQFERELNDKPGFYHIVHFDGHGNFDPDSPGFQHNFGAAGQGVLVFEAFDGSPQIITAAKIAQNLADCRVPIFVLNACKSAQEGEEKFSSVATRLVSLGAKGVVAMAYSVYAQAAKHFMGRLYGELAAGKSLSTAVSAGRKEVLNQPQRPSPKGDKPLQDWLVPVLYQQENYTPFAPANTVDDIESYFEETVSNLVNFPQEGRYGFIGRDYYILLLERAFRQNNIVLLQGMGGVGKTELAGGFARWLDETQGRSLIFFISFEHGATLSNVVNQVGRKVWGDKFSQYAAEKQQQAVLNYLKNQTCLLIWDNFEPVAGFPAGNEPLLSASERENLQRFIKDLRGGKSWVLITSRREESWLDCAYSLNLQGLREQDVEELAAKILQMVGVDRAKLPKEYLDLLKLLGGHPLSLRVILPHLKTQTPSQLIEALRLGLDTFSGAEEEGRDKSLTVSLDYSFTNLSEQARRHLPFLGLFSERVDAGLLAHISNKNPANPFTEIYHDVFGKNLQKHDWILILNEVSDAGILEPLGLNIYKIHPALPWYLRQKFSEYQSQSVISELEERLIDFYAGLAARHDQEMVGNAEYATRVLNIEEPNLLQNLRLAQQKQHWHGIHLILQALGELYERQGRISEFILLRKGVYGVLGIKLTEAKGKGKDAFALWRHLRGIDANDSSQNGDLDIANQIYQEILDELQSLNDESLRDEIAVFNHNLGHIAEQKRNLKNCKKIL